A segment of the Dunckerocampus dactyliophorus isolate RoL2022-P2 chromosome 19, RoL_Ddac_1.1, whole genome shotgun sequence genome:
ACAATATTAGATGTGATAATATGTTGAAAAGAAATTCATGTAACCTGGATCATTTCAAATAGCTTTAGTGATCAATACACGTGTTACAgcaatataataaataacaacaaacatgcaaacagtacttacagtatatgaggATGATAATAACTTCAATGCAGTGATAAAAATGCAGAATTTATAATGCAAATGCACACATAAATCATGCATATTTGACACATGTAATAATTGTTAATAGCGTACATAAAAATAATGTGCTTATGCAGCTTAATGTGCTCTGATGGACTTATTATGGTATGGCAATGATAAGTAACACATAGGCAACCTAATGTATCATTTATCTCCTACAAGAGACAAAAAGTTAGTTAGTTTATGGTTATAAACAACCTGCCAGGACGTGTGAGCAATGTAGTCCAACCTGCTTGAACACACACTGACTGGGCGTGTCGCCTTCTGAACACGCCTAacacacacctcacacacattTTGTTATCCATAAAAATATGTCATAACTTATCTTGCGTTCACGTAGCCAAAAAGCCATACTTGAGTAAAAATAAAGATAGCTTCCAGGAAAATGATGTTTAAATGTCTTAAAGGAGCAACAGATCTGCTCCTTGCCCCCAAACAACTCACCTTTTCCCTTCCCACCCGAGCTGCATCATTGGTTGCTTGAAAAACacccgagtttcactgactcacaagttaTCAACGAGGATATGagaagactccagtttcactggcTCACGAGTGCACGACGAAGActcgtgtttcactgactcacggatgCTGGACCAAGACTTGAGCTTCACTGCCTCATGAGAGatcgacgaagactcgagtttcactgactcacaggtgctcgacgaagactggagtttcactgactcacaggtgtttCATGaggacttgaatttcactgactcacgggtgctgaacgaagacttgagtttcactgactgacgGGTGCTGGACAAAGGCTTGAGTTTTACTGACTTACGGGttctcaacaaagactcaagtttcactgactcgcggatgctggacaaagactcgagtttcactaactcatgggtgcttgacaaagactcgaattTCACTGTCTCAGGGATGCTTGACGAacactccagtttcactgactcatgggtgttcAATCAAGAATCGACTTCCACTGACTTAAGGGTGGTTCCCTGACTCATGGGTCCTCGACAAAGGCTGACAGGTTCTCGAGTTTGTCTGACTCATGAGTGTTTGACAAAGACTtacgtttcactgactcacgggtgctccatgaagactcgagtttcactggctTACAGGTGCTCGCCacagactcgagtttcactgattcatgggTATTTGACCAAGAAtcaagtgtcactgactcatgggtccTTGATGCAGACTCTGCCTGATGAAAACgcgactttcactgactcacgggagATCTACACAGACTCGGGTTTTACCGaatcacaggtgctcgacaaagactcgagtttcacccaCTCATGGGTACTCAATGAAAACTTGAGTGTCACCGACTCTCGTACTTGACGAAGActaaagtttcactgactcacaggtgctcgacgaaAGCTCAAGttacactgactcacgagtcaTCAACAGAGAAtcgaatttcactgactcatgggtacttgacaaagactggAGTTTTACTGACCACGAGTGCTCCATAAAGACTGGAGTTTCCTCTGTTAAACATAACACATCAACAAGGCCACCTAGTGGTCATTGTGAGGAATAGCATATGATAGCACATGCCTAACAGGTGTTAAAAGAACCagtaaactacaaaaaaaaaacagactcaaGTTCAGTATTGTAACTATTGATGCGGTAAGGAAGTAGAAATACTTTGTTAGCAGACAAGACTGTGATTTTCCACCTTATGTTTGTGTGAAAGAAAGCACAGATCGAGGAGATCGTGTCCACAGCCAAATTAGGAGACCTGATCGAGTTCTCGTACCCCATCGGCTACTCTCACTGGGGCGTGTACCATGAAGACGGCCACGTGGTCCACTTTGCAGTCGCAGGTGAGGCTGCGTCATGTGACCGGTGGCTGTCAATCATTCTTTGACCACCTGCTACTGAAGACGTCCTGTGTGTTCCTGCAGAGGAGAGCACCATCATGTCCAGCATCCGCACCTCCCTGCAAAACCTATTTCCCGTCTGCGGTGACCTCCTGCTGGGAGCCACCAAGATCCGCCGTGTGCCGCTGGGTGAGGTCAACGTCCCCGCCGGCGCTCACATCCTGATCTGCAACAACCGTCACACCTTCACGCCGTCCTCCCCCGAGGACATGAGGCGGCGCTGCGAGGCCCTGGAGGGCGAGGATCTCAACTACGACCTCTTCACACTCAACTGCGAGCACTTTGCCACGTTTGTTCGCTTCGGGAAGTCCGTGTGCAACCAGgtacgtcttcttcttcttcaaccTTGGAAACATCAGCAACGACCTCTGAACCCAGACGCCCCTCTCTCAGATACCCACCCAGGCCAAAAACGTGGAGAATGAGGCGGCGACCGCCACCTTCCAGAACATTGTGGATGCCAAAGAAAGCAGTGAAGATTGACTTctagtcgcacacacacacactcacttgtgcacacacacacttctctcAGTGGACCTCATCGTCATCAACTATCAACTATCACTGACTTTTGTGTTGCTCTCAACTCACCGATCCACTTGTTTAGTTTTgaatgaatataataataaaaacatacacaagACTTTTGTCATAAAACTCAGTGGAACTTCATTAGGTACGCACCCTTACAATGGTGATGTTGACTTTTCAtcatcatttcatttgaaaaacaaaaatactttgAAGCGCCAACATTTGGGTGCAGATCCAGATAGGAACTGATTTGAGGTGTGCATTGGGGGAAAGTGTTGTGGTTACACATCAGATCCTGCAGGTGAAGCTGTGGGGTTAAAGCTTGCTGCATGAGATAAGTTGACACCCACTGTCATgagcattactgccacctacaggactggattggaacatgtgtgggtttttttcaacGAGTCAGACAGACATGTATTGGATTGTTgtgccttggcggaggtctttgTCCTTGTCCTGAAACAGTTGCATGAGCCCCAATGACTTGGTACTCCCCGGGGTCGAGTAAATTAATGCCAACTGGACACGACATGAGTGAGGAGTCCAGAAAACGTTATTATAAAACTTTATTGAGAATAGAAGCAGGTgttcaaacaaacaacaagacaACACTTGcgagtcacttcctgtcaacacAATAAAAGCCTGGATGCTACACGTGAAGGACCGTGTGAAGATCATGGAAGTGTTTGGGAAGCCTGGCGTAAAGCATGCACAGTGTCAAGGACGTATGACCTCACCGGCCACACAGGATGTGCTTTAtcacctcacttcctgtttactgTTGTCTCTCTACAACGTCATGCATGCTGTGCAGCGCCACTGCCGCTAGAGGGAGCTGTCCTGCTGTCACTGTGATGCAAAGGAAGTGATGATGAAGTAGCCCCACTCTTTCCGTAGCTGAAAGACCTTTTCATATGAAAACATCCTCATTGTAAATATGTTGGTGCACTTTTACATCCCTGTGCACGTTAAAAACCACTCCAACATGGCGGCCGGCCTTAAGGTGCACTTTAGGTTCAGGACCCAAGCAGCCCGCTTCCCTCCTAACGAGATGCTCAGCAGCTGGTGTCTCCGAGGTGAGGTGAGAGGTCACGGGGGTGGTCGTGGTGGGGGGGTCAGGAGAAGGGCACGTCCCACCTCTGTGTGGCGGCGCTCAGCTCACACGGGCTGATGACCAGCATGCGGGACGAGTCCAGCCCGTCCAGCGCCATGGCCGAGTCCAGGCAGAAGCGGGACGCCTGGTGCTCCAGATGAGTGCCCGACTTCTGCCAGCGCTGAGGGAACACGGACAATTAGACGCCATGCCACCTAAGCTAAGCCACTTCCTGTGTGGGTGGAGCCACACAGTAAGGGTataaaacaggaagtcagctgacattattttaaactaagtaataataataatcctataaataaatacagtgatataaatagaatatatgttctcaaatatattttattacgtaagaaaataaatacaaattattacattattcaaAACATAGATGACTTTTTATTTGCAGTAgatctttattatttttaaagtgtgattatacattttatttttatttgttatctGTTTTAGAGATTTTTTTGCACATATGTTAACATACGCTAATTATTTTAAACAGTACTATGGttagttcattaaaaaaaactaaaatgagatacatttatgaaaaattAAGTCAAGTTAATAAAGAATGGGTTAAAAACACACAACCTTTGATTGCCAAATGTGACCACACGATGGCGGCATGCGCACTATGAGTGGAAGTTGGAGGGCCCACggagtgtgcgtgtgcgtgtgcgtctgtgtgtgcatTATTCATAGCTGGAAAACAAAGCATCAGATCAGATCAGACATGAAAAGAGGCTTTTatccagctgtgtgtgtgtgtgtatgtctgtgtgtgtgtgtgtgtgtatgcgcgcGCGTTGGTccagagaaaacaaaacaaagcaaacagaATCAGAGCGTGCAATTTGTGCAGTCATGTGACACAACATCTGCAAGCGTGTATCTCTTCATCAGTACGCACGCAACGGCCAGcgggcggccatgtttttttttgtttttttttgcagagccTTTGAAGCGAATCGCTGTCGTGTATCTCGATGTCGACAACGTTGCTCGGGCCTCGTGTTTGTCACGGTGCGCCTCGCCGTGTTTTGATTAAGAACAAGACGGCGAGATAATGAAAAGTAAATCAATTCAGCGTTCGTGGCTGCAACTGGCATCCCAGCATGCACTAAAATATCATCTTCACGTGTTTAAGTCGCCGTATTTGCTGCTCACAATGTGTGGTTGTAAGACAGGGCTCCCTCTAGTGGAGGCATGCAGCATGACTACCTAACATAGAGGACGGGGCTTCGATTGACAAACTTCAGACACATCAATggtgaaaagtgtcatttcttgtgttttctgaCTCCAGTTGGGTCCCTGGTGGAGGGTGAGAGCGCCACCAGGTGCTCAGTGTGTGCATGACTATACATATaccatgcacgtgtgtgtgtgtgtgtgtgtgtgtgtgtgcggcgaGCACGTTGGCGGCGTCTgcacttgtttttgttcttggCGCTGACATGTTGTCTTCCTCTGTGGACCGCCGTCCTTCTCACACGTCAAAGACTGACTCATGGATCAAATGATGCAGCGCTCTcgcacactcactcacacacacctacatacacgcacacatgcgcacacacacacccatctgATCTTTTCAGACACATTTGGAATGAAGAAGTCAGCCAGGATTagcagacacgcacacacacacgcacacacacacacacacacacgcacacacacacacacacagtgagtgaACAGTTGGTGAGGTGTAATGAGCTCATTTTGAGCTGCCTGCCTCTTGACAGTGACTTGGCTCCGCCCCTTCAACCCCCCCGCCACTCTCCATACTTCATGCAAGTgagccccccctcccccactccTCTCTCAGGTGATTTATGACTTGTCAGATTGGTTTTTGCTGCAGGGGCTTCTGGGACGCCGTCAAGGTGCCCACTGGTCAGGTAATggcaagtgtgtgtgcgtgtgtgtggagtGGTCTGAGAAAGCGCCAAACACCCGatcaatgtatgtgtgtgtgtgtgtgtgtgtgtgtgtgtgtggggggggggggggggggggggggggggggggggcataacGACCATCTTTGTACAAATTCATTTTCCCATTAATGAACattgaaatgaattaattataggTCATGTGACACACAGTATGATGGTGGCTGGCATACAGCCACACAACACCTGTCGTGTATacgcacgtgcgtgtgtgtgcgtgcgtgcacggACCTGCTTGCCGTCGGCCATGTTGCAGGGCAGCATCAGCAGTTGCGAGGCGGGGAAGGTGGTGGTGACGGACACGCAGTGGTGTTGCTGTCGTATCTGCTGGCCTGGTGTGTAGATCCACTCCTGCAGGAGGAACAAGTTTAGACGCACACGCACGCTAGAGGGTAGACCACCACAATGTAGCCCGCCAGACATTTTGacacacacaatgaatgaatcatTAGCACGTCATCACATCTTCACTTCCTGCACGTCTCCGCGCGGCTAATGAGCACGTTGATTTGTCGACGTGCAGCAAAGGGACGCCTCGTGTTAATTGATGATCTCTGTCGTCATGTGACGAGTGCGTCTTCATCTTCAAGGC
Coding sequences within it:
- the LOC129172369 gene encoding phospholipase A and acyltransferase 2-like — encoded protein: MDLETQKAQIEEIVSTAKLGDLIEFSYPIGYSHWGVYHEDGHVVHFAVAEESTIMSSIRTSLQNLFPVCGDLLLGATKIRRVPLGEVNVPAGAHILICNNRHTFTPSSPEDMRRRCEALEGEDLNYDLFTLNCEHFATFVRFGKSVCNQIPTQAKNVENEAATATFQNIVDAKESSED